The following are encoded in a window of Carya illinoinensis cultivar Pawnee chromosome 15, C.illinoinensisPawnee_v1, whole genome shotgun sequence genomic DNA:
- the LOC122297452 gene encoding transcription factor TCP12-like isoform X1 gives MYPSNSNNIGSDPFSYSDQPFFQHPFPNHDFNIICNSKQEDPSPLSFFGQYFSSPFVDDDVFIQQHHDLLFQHQQSLVKAANNTAGSVTNNMVDSNKNHMNGQKMAEQIPRKRSCKRDRHSKINTARGPRDRRMRLSLEVARKFFGLQDMLGFDKASKTVEWLLLQAKPEIKKLARELKRSCSVSVKSASSTSECEVVSGIDDVAISCENQQGTASEEKISTSAVKEKKIRQWRKSAFHPLARESREKARARARERTREKLRSRRLDESKLCEEATNCDLSRLGSWSSFETGEESARTQSHNKNLSLEVPPPEVEERSSHARDHHDLGAAEAMVNDDSCPSIGRWSPYNLIFNSLNNTAIPQEPQFADFQFFGKSWEAYNNHNLSDKDYLSYV, from the exons ATGTATCCCTCAAACAGTAACAATATTGGCAGTGACCCTTTCTCCTATTCTGACCAACCATTTTTCCAGCACCCTTTTCCAAATCATGACTTCAATATCATCTGCAATTCCAAACAAGAAGACCCTTCTCCTTTATCCTTCTTCGGTCAATACTTCTCTTCCCCTTTCGTAGATGACGATGTTTTCATCCAACAACACCATGACCTGTTGTTTCAACACCAGCAATCCTTAGTGAAAGCTGCCAATAACACTGCTGGATCTGTCACCAACAATATGGTGGATTCCAACAAAAATCACATGAATGGACAAAAAATGGCCGAGCAGATCCCGAGAAAACGATCTTGCAAGAGAGATCGGCACAGCAAGATTAACACTGCGCGAGGCCCAAGGGATCGGAGAATGAGATTGTCCCTTGAAGTTGCCCGCAAGTTTTTCGGCCTGCAAGACATGCTAGGCTTTGACAAGGCTAGCAAGACTGTTGAGTGGCTACTCCTACAGGCAAAACCTGAAATCAAGAAGTTAGCAAGAGAACTGAAGCGCAGTTGCAGCGTTAGTGTCAAGAGTGCTTCCTCTACTTCTGAGTGCGAAGTCGTGTCTGGCATCGATGATGTTGCAATTTCTTGTGAAAATCAACAAGGAACTGCTTCAGAGGAGAAGATCTCGACGAGTGCTGTGAAAGAGAAGAAGATAAGGCAGTGGCGGAAGAGTGCATTTCACCCTCTTGCTAGGGAGTCAAGGGAGAAAGCTAGGGCAAGGGCAAGGGAGAGAACAAGAGAGAAACTGAGGAGTCGGAGGCTGGATGAATCAAAATTATGTGAAGAGGCGACCAACTGTGACTTGAGCCGACTAGGTTCTTGGAGTAGCTTTGAAACTGGGGAAGAATCTGCCAGAACTCAAAGCCATAACAAGAACCTTTCCTTGGAGGTGCCACCGCCTGAGGTTGAAGAAAGAAGCTCCCATGCTCGAGATCATCATGATTTAGGGGCTGCAGAAGCCATGGTTAATGACGATTCATGTCCGAGTATTGGAAGATGGAGCCcatataatttgattttcaattctcTGAACAATACTGCAATTCCCCAAGAG CCTCAATTTGCAGACTTTCAATTCTTTGGCAAATCGTGGGAAGCCTACAACAATCATAATCTATCAGACAAGGACTATCTCTCGTATGTCTGA
- the LOC122297452 gene encoding transcription factor TCP12-like isoform X2: MYPSNSNNIGSDPFSYSDQPFFQHPFPNHDFNIICNSKQEDPSPLSFFGQYFSSPFVDDDVFIQQHHDLLFQHQQSLVKAANNTAGSVTNNMVDSNKNHMNGQKMAEQIPRKRSCKRDRHSKINTARGPRDRRMRLSLEVARKFFGLQDMLGFDKASKTVEWLLLQAKPEIKKLARELKRSCSVSVKSASSTSECEVVSGIDDVAISCENQQGTASEEKISTSAVKEKKIRQWRKSAFHPLARESREKARARARERTREKLRSRRLDESKLCEEATNCDLSRLGSWSSFETGEESARTQSHNKNLSLEVPPPEVEERSSHARDHHDLGAAEAMVNDDSCPSIGRWSPYNLIFNSLNNTAIPQEMTELLVQFLAASICRLSILWQIVGSLQQS, encoded by the exons ATGTATCCCTCAAACAGTAACAATATTGGCAGTGACCCTTTCTCCTATTCTGACCAACCATTTTTCCAGCACCCTTTTCCAAATCATGACTTCAATATCATCTGCAATTCCAAACAAGAAGACCCTTCTCCTTTATCCTTCTTCGGTCAATACTTCTCTTCCCCTTTCGTAGATGACGATGTTTTCATCCAACAACACCATGACCTGTTGTTTCAACACCAGCAATCCTTAGTGAAAGCTGCCAATAACACTGCTGGATCTGTCACCAACAATATGGTGGATTCCAACAAAAATCACATGAATGGACAAAAAATGGCCGAGCAGATCCCGAGAAAACGATCTTGCAAGAGAGATCGGCACAGCAAGATTAACACTGCGCGAGGCCCAAGGGATCGGAGAATGAGATTGTCCCTTGAAGTTGCCCGCAAGTTTTTCGGCCTGCAAGACATGCTAGGCTTTGACAAGGCTAGCAAGACTGTTGAGTGGCTACTCCTACAGGCAAAACCTGAAATCAAGAAGTTAGCAAGAGAACTGAAGCGCAGTTGCAGCGTTAGTGTCAAGAGTGCTTCCTCTACTTCTGAGTGCGAAGTCGTGTCTGGCATCGATGATGTTGCAATTTCTTGTGAAAATCAACAAGGAACTGCTTCAGAGGAGAAGATCTCGACGAGTGCTGTGAAAGAGAAGAAGATAAGGCAGTGGCGGAAGAGTGCATTTCACCCTCTTGCTAGGGAGTCAAGGGAGAAAGCTAGGGCAAGGGCAAGGGAGAGAACAAGAGAGAAACTGAGGAGTCGGAGGCTGGATGAATCAAAATTATGTGAAGAGGCGACCAACTGTGACTTGAGCCGACTAGGTTCTTGGAGTAGCTTTGAAACTGGGGAAGAATCTGCCAGAACTCAAAGCCATAACAAGAACCTTTCCTTGGAGGTGCCACCGCCTGAGGTTGAAGAAAGAAGCTCCCATGCTCGAGATCATCATGATTTAGGGGCTGCAGAAGCCATGGTTAATGACGATTCATGTCCGAGTATTGGAAGATGGAGCCcatataatttgattttcaattctcTGAACAATACTGCAATTCCCCAAGAG ATGACTGAACTCCTCGTACAATTTTTGGCAGCCTCAATTTGCAGACTTTCAATTCTTTGGCAAATCGTGGGAAGCCTACAACAATCATAA